The window GCTCTCGGGGAAGCATTAAAATTCTGGAAGTTTGAATGTTCATAGAGGAGTGTTATAAAATAACTTGTAAAAAGGCAAGTTTAAAAAATACCTGTTAAGTCATTATTTTAAGAAGTTTTGAAAAAAGGGGCGATGTGCTAGAATGCACCTATTTTATAGGATTTTAAGATGCGAGCAAGAATTATTGGCACTGGCCGTTATTTACCAAAAAAAGTTTTGACAAACAAAGACTTTGAGAAAATGGTGGAGACGACCGATGAGTGGATTGTATCAAGAACAGGCATTCGGGAAAGGCGCATTGCTGCAGATAATGAGTTTACCTCGACAATGGGCGTTGAGGCGGCAAAAAAAGCGCTTGAAAGTGCACATTTGAAAGCAGATGATATCGACTTGATCTTAGTGGCTACACTCACTCCTGACTATATTTTTCCAAGCGTGGCCTGTTTGATTCAAGAAGCTCTTGGAGCTAAGTGTGCAGCGATGGATTTTCAAGCAGCATGCACAGGATATCTGTATGGACTTGCCATAGCAAAAGGTTTTATCGAATCTAAAGTATATAAAAATATTTTACTTATCGCTTCTGAAAAACTCTCTAGTATTGTTGATTATGAGGATCGTGCGACGTGCGTGTTATTCGGTGATGGGGCGTCGGCATGTGTGATCTCAGATAAGGGTGATGGGTTTGAAATTTTGGACTGTGTTTTAGGCGCAGATGGATCGCAATCAGAATTAATCATTCAGCCAGCAGGTGGATCTAAAATGCCAGCAAGCGCAGAAAGTGTGGAAAAAAAACTGCATACGATAAAAATGGAAGGGCGCGAAACATTTAAGCATGCTGTTAGACGCATGGTAGAAGCATGCCAGGAATGTTTAGAAAAAAACCACATCAAAGAAGAAGAGATTGATTGGATGCTGACACATCAAGCGAATGATCGTATCATTGAAGCGGTTGCTAAGCGTTTTAATATTGAAGATGAAAAAGTGTACAAAACCATCCATAAATATGGAAATACATCAGCCTCTTCTATCGGGATTGCATTCGATGAATTGATTGAAGAAAAAACGATCGATTTAGAGCAGCATCTTCTTTTGACTGCATTTGGTTCGGGATTAACTTGGGGAGCGACAATATTGAAAAAGGTGAAACAATGAAATACGCATTTTTGTTTCCTGGGCAAGGTGCTCAATGCATAGGCATGGGAAAAGATTTTTATGAGCAATTTGACGTAGCAAAAGCTGTTTTTGAAAAAGCCAATGCTCTTTTGGGTTTTGATCTCACAAAAATCATTTTTGAAGGTCCCATAGAAACCCTCACACAAACAAAATATTCCCAAGTGGCCATCTTTGTAGTCTCTATGGCAATTTTAGAAGTCATCAAAACACGCATGCAAAAGCCCCATTTTGTGGCGGGCTTGTCCCTGGGGGAATATAGCGCACTTGTTGCCGGAGGATGGCTTGGATTTGACGAAGGGCTGCAGCTTGTGTGGAAACGTGGCGGTTTGATGCATGAAGCATGTGATGCGAAAAAAGGGGGACTGACTGTCATTTTAGGTTTGGATGAAAAAGAGATTAAAGATGTGGTTGCAAAAGCTCATCTGCCGCATGATTTATGGATGGCAAATCTCAACTGTCCTAAACAAGTGGTTTTATCAGGCTCACCAAAGGGATTGGATGTGGGTATCAAACTTGCACTTGAAAAAGGCGCGAAAAAAGCCATTCCTTTAAATGTGCACGGTGCATTTCATTCTGGCATGATGCAGAGCGCTGAAAAAAAGCTCAACGCTTATTTAGAAACGCTTGATTTTAAAAAGGGATATGCAGATATTGTCATGAATACAACAGGTCAAATGACTCACACAATAGAAGAGATCAAGCGCAATTTAAAATGCCAAATGACAACACCTGTGTATTGGCAAAAAGGGATTGAAACCATGGATTCAAAGGTTGATATGTTTATTGAAATTGGATGTGGAAAAGTCTTAAGCGGACTCAATCGACGCATTGGAACAAAAGCTAAAACTATCAATGTTGAAACAGTAGAAGATTTGAAAAAAGGGAGTATCTAGTGGAAAAACAGTTGGATGGCTACGTGGCCATTGTAACAGGTTCGACAAAAGGTATTGGCAAAGCGATTGCAAAAGATTTTGCTATGAAAGGAGCTGATGTTGTTGTCATTGGAACCAATAAAGAGCGCGCCGAAAAAGTGGTCAAAGAACTCGAGCAATTGGGTTCAAAAAGTTTTTATAAAATTTTGGATGTGTCCGATTTTGATGCTGTCCATCAAGCAATGGATAAGGTTCTGCAAAAAATGGGTAAAATCGATATTTTGGTCAACAATGCAGGCATTACTAAAGACAATTTATTGATGAAAATGAGTGAATAAGATTGGGATCGTGTGATCGATGTCAATTTAAAATCGGCATACAATTTTCGCCACGCGTTGATTCGTCCTATGATGAAAGCGCGTTTTGGAAAAATTATTAATATTACGTCTGTCGTTGGCTTGACAGGAAATATGGGTCAGGTTAATTATTCTTCTTCGAAAGCAGGACTCATTGGTTTAACCAAATCCGTAGCAAAAGAGGTCGCTACAAGAGGGATTTGTGTGAATGCCATTGCTCCAGGTTTTATTGAAACGGAGATGACAAGTCAACTGAAAGAAGAGGTTAAACAAGCTATATTGAACCAAATACCGATGAAAAGAATAGGAAATGTGGAAGATATTGCAAAATGCGCAAGCTTTTTAGCAAGTAAAGACAGTGATTACATCACAGGTCAAGTTTTCACGGTAGATGGTGGGATGACAACCTGAATTTTAGGTTTAGTTTGCTCAGAATCATGAGGAGATTATTCTTAAATTCTCGGGTTTTTTACCGCAGGGAATGGTCAAGGCCATTTTTAAGGTAAAAAGCATGAGAAGAAAGAATTATCTCCCTGAAGATGAGTGAAATAAATCCAAAATTTAGGTTGAAAACTTAAAGATTAAATTCAAACATGTGAGGTAACAATGTCTGTAAAACAAGAAGTGATTGATATTATTGTGGAGCAATTAGGAGTAGATCCTAAAGAAGTAATGCCTGAAAAATCTTTTATTGAAGATTTGAACGCGGATTCTTTGGATCTAACAGAACTCATTATGACATTTGAAGAGCGTTTTGGTTTTGAAATCGCTGAAGAAGAAGCTGAAAAACTCAAAACTGTGGGCGATGTCATCAGCTATATTGAAAAGAAGAAAGGCGAATAGTTTTACTGATGTTACACACTAACTTCTGACTACAGGGACGCGGTCGCAACCAATTCGCACCATGTCGCTCATGCCTGTGAAGATTAAAATTACTATAGAGCAAGTTGTGCCATTGTATCAAAAGTTAGCTCTGAAAATTAGGGAATTGAAAACCTTAGGAATGACAAATATTAAAATTGCTGAAAAATTAAATATCAGCGTTAAAACTATTCGAAAAGGTTGTTCAATCCCATGAAAAATTTAAATTCTCTTATTAGAACTAAAAATTTGAGTCTCAATAGATTCTTTTAATGAACGCATTGCCTGCTGTATCTCAGAGGGCTTACTTCCATGTTTACCACCTGCAATAACTAAACATTGACAAGCTTGCTCAAATATTTGAAGATATTTTTTTTAAAAAAAGAACTTTTAAGAATATTTTGCAACCAATGTGTTTGAAATGGAGTAGAAGTTCCTCTCCCCTTAAAATTTCCCTCTAGTTCTTGCACTAATGCTTTTATTTCAATGTTAAAATCTTCTTCATTCTTCTTCCGTTTATGTCGATTTTTAATCCAATATAAAACAACGAGAACAATACCACCCGAAATTATCGGAGAAATCAAATCTTTCCACCAACTCATATCTACCTCTATAATTTACCCCCATTATCTCCATAAGAATCCTTAAAACGACATGATACAAAAACACAGTTAGGATTCCAAATAAAAACTGAACAAAATAAATATCCTTTCCCTATCTAGTTGGTTGCAATGGCGGAGGCTGCAAAGAGTAATCTACTTCGTATTCCTCCTCGCACAACTCTTTGGAGTTGCACTTGTCGGACGTACTTGTATCTTCCCCTTTTCGCTCTCCCTCTAAATCAGAATTTACTGCATAACATCAGTTACTTTAGTTA is drawn from Chlamydiota bacterium and contains these coding sequences:
- the fabHA gene encoding 3-oxoacyl-[acyl-carrier-protein] synthase 3 protein 1 codes for the protein MRARIIGTGRYLPKKVLTNKDFEKMVETTDEWIVSRTGIRERRIAADNEFTSTMGVEAAKKALESAHLKADDIDLILVATLTPDYIFPSVACLIQEALGAKCAAMDFQAACTGYLYGLAIAKGFIESKVYKNILLIASEKLSSIVDYEDRATCVLFGDGASACVISDKGDGFEILDCVLGADGSQSELIIQPAGGSKMPASAESVEKKLHTIKMEGRETFKHAVRRMVEACQECLEKNHIKEEEIDWMLTHQANDRIIEAVAKRFNIEDEKVYKTIHKYGNTSASSIGIAFDELIEEKTIDLEQHLLLTAFGSGLTWGATILKKVKQ
- the fabD gene encoding Malonyl CoA-acyl carrier protein transacylase, with product MKYAFLFPGQGAQCIGMGKDFYEQFDVAKAVFEKANALLGFDLTKIIFEGPIETLTQTKYSQVAIFVVSMAILEVIKTRMQKPHFVAGLSLGEYSALVAGGWLGFDEGLQLVWKRGGLMHEACDAKKGGLTVILGLDEKEIKDVVAKAHLPHDLWMANLNCPKQVVLSGSPKGLDVGIKLALEKGAKKAIPLNVHGAFHSGMMQSAEKKLNAYLETLDFKKGYADIVMNTTGQMTHTIEEIKRNLKCQMTTPVYWQKGIETMDSKVDMFIEIGCGKVLSGLNRRIGTKAKTINVETVEDLKKGSI
- the fabG_1 gene encoding 3-oxoacyl-[acyl-carrier-protein] reductase FabG; translation: MEKQLDGYVAIVTGSTKGIGKAIAKDFAMKGADVVVIGTNKERAEKVVKELEQLGSKSFYKILDVSDFDAVHQAMDKVLQKMGKIDILVNNAGITKDNLLMKMSE
- the fabG_2 gene encoding 3-oxoacyl-[acyl-carrier-protein] reductase FabG, which encodes MIDVNLKSAYNFRHALIRPMMKARFGKIINITSVVGLTGNMGQVNYSSSKAGLIGLTKSVAKEVATRGICVNAIAPGFIETEMTSQLKEEVKQAILNQIPMKRIGNVEDIAKCASFLASKDSDYITGQVFTVDGGMTT
- the acpP gene encoding Acyl carrier protein — its product is MSVKQEVIDIIVEQLGVDPKEVMPEKSFIEDLNADSLDLTELIMTFEERFGFEIAEEEAEKLKTVGDVISYIEKKKGE